The following proteins are encoded in a genomic region of Synergistaceae bacterium:
- the purF gene encoding amidophosphoribosyltransferase — protein MCGVFGAFSMSGSPVLEDIYLGLCALQHRGQLSAGVAWISGGTVHIKKGLGLVHEALDQSDLAAADAHTAIGHVRYATAGGTRPENCQPLGANYAQGPVAIAHNGNLTNAKGLTGYLEDRGAIFHTSCDTETILQLMAHQPGVVPLEALETALMKIQGAYSLAVLFDGSLIAARDPWGFRPLVIGQRDDTIYVASESCSLDILGAKMIRDVAPGEILIIDKRGMISRRLPVETQRHCHCSFEYVYFARPDSVIDGRSVYRVRKALGNKLAKSCNPENAIVAGMPDSGTISALGFAESSGIPFESGVVRNRYVGRTFIQPTQRVREAGVKIKLNPQPEIFRDREAVIVDDSLVRGTTAGRIVSMIRDSGAGKVHMRIASPPVCFPCYYGIDTPSSDELAAALMDIPSLCRKIGADSLEYLTCDELAEAIGLPRSELCTACFDGNYLDNGNYVEEI, from the coding sequence ATGTGCGGCGTCTTCGGAGCTTTCAGTATGAGCGGCAGCCCTGTCCTTGAGGACATATACCTCGGCCTTTGCGCTCTCCAGCACAGGGGTCAGCTCTCTGCAGGCGTCGCGTGGATCTCGGGCGGGACCGTGCACATCAAAAAGGGGCTGGGGCTTGTACATGAGGCGCTGGACCAGAGCGACCTGGCGGCGGCAGATGCGCACACGGCCATCGGACATGTCAGATATGCCACTGCGGGAGGCACAAGGCCGGAAAACTGCCAGCCTCTCGGTGCGAACTATGCACAGGGGCCTGTGGCTATAGCACACAACGGGAACCTTACCAATGCCAAGGGGCTCACCGGCTATCTTGAGGACAGGGGCGCCATATTCCATACGTCGTGCGACACTGAAACAATACTCCAGCTTATGGCTCACCAGCCCGGAGTTGTCCCTCTTGAGGCGCTTGAGACAGCCCTCATGAAGATACAGGGCGCATACAGCCTTGCCGTGCTCTTCGACGGATCCCTTATCGCAGCGCGGGACCCATGGGGATTTCGTCCGCTGGTGATAGGGCAGCGCGACGACACGATATACGTCGCGTCAGAATCATGTTCGCTCGACATACTAGGAGCAAAGATGATCCGGGACGTCGCCCCCGGAGAGATCCTCATCATCGACAAACGCGGCATGATCTCACGCAGGCTTCCGGTCGAGACACAGCGCCACTGCCACTGTTCATTTGAATATGTATATTTTGCGCGTCCGGACAGCGTAATTGACGGCCGCTCGGTTTACCGGGTACGCAAGGCGCTGGGGAACAAGCTTGCAAAATCATGCAACCCTGAAAATGCCATAGTCGCCGGGATGCCTGACAGCGGAACCATCTCGGCTCTGGGGTTCGCCGAGAGCTCAGGCATACCCTTTGAGTCTGGCGTCGTAAGGAACCGATACGTCGGCAGGACATTCATCCAGCCGACACAGCGCGTCCGCGAGGCGGGCGTAAAGATCAAGCTGAACCCCCAGCCTGAAATTTTCAGGGACCGGGAGGCAGTTATAGTTGACGATTCACTTGTCCGCGGCACGACAGCAGGGCGTATCGTTTCAATGATACGCGACAGCGGAGCCGGGAAAGTACACATGCGCATCGCATCGCCGCCTGTATGCTTCCCATGCTATTACGGCATAGACACACCAAGCTCAGACGAGCTTGCCGCGGCGCTGATGGATATACCGTCGCTCTGCAGGAAGATAGGCGCGGATTCCCTGGAATATCTGACTTGCGACGAGCTTGCGGAAGCTATAGGGCTGCCCCGGAGCGAACTATGCACGGCATGTTTTGACGGCAATTACCTTGACAATGGAAATTATGTGGAAGAAATTTAA
- the purL gene encoding phosphoribosylformylglycinamidine synthase subunit PurL → MDFREAGLSETEYGRVKEILGRGPNDLELSLIGVMWSEHCSYKSTRPLLRTFPSKGRHVLQGQGENAGVVNMGEGWGFAFKVESHNHPSAVAPFQGAATGVGGIIRDIIAMGARPSVSMDGLFFGDPELQKTQNLAKGIVEGIGSYGNAVGVPVVGGKTFYSPCYNDNPLVNAFSAGFVRLDRMASSKTAKAGDLAVLLGSKTGRDGIAGASFASRELDEDSRASRPQIQIGDPFEEKLLIECCLDLLDRCLIASMQDMGAAGILSSSSEIAHKSGCGIDIQVQKIPLREQGMQPWEIFLSESQERMLLIVENEKLDDVFATAKHYGLDCAVIGTMTDNRLYKVYNGDELIAELPVGILGDTPEISWPSAIPADMDERQKLDIATLRSDDPASDLLSLIGCHNGRSKHVIWEQYDSMVQLHTIAGPGSPVAMVEVPGTRRACLLTMEAEPWKCWTDPYSGAAETMARSLRWLWLSGADILGMTNCLNFASPEVPEKFYELEQCVKGLAHVCRELDCPVVSGNVSLYNETANGRICPTPLVVTAGLLTDRDQLLTSGRVRPGDKIYFVGDTDGSLGATRYQEMKNDRPLGKTVAPDCAKERAFRERAVKTAHAGAAGSGRILAGGGLALALAGEAISSDIGMDITIEPESSLEALLFSEGGARAIYAVPQEKISEFENIWAGFRFRRIGTAGGTSFVWNGSFELPLERLKTAFFEGI, encoded by the coding sequence ATGGATTTCCGCGAAGCAGGCCTCTCCGAGACCGAATACGGGCGCGTTAAAGAGATCCTGGGACGGGGACCGAACGACCTTGAGCTCAGCCTCATAGGCGTAATGTGGTCCGAACACTGCAGCTATAAATCGACGCGGCCCCTGCTCAGGACCTTCCCCTCAAAAGGCAGGCATGTCCTGCAGGGACAGGGAGAAAATGCCGGCGTGGTCAATATGGGAGAAGGCTGGGGGTTCGCGTTCAAGGTTGAGAGCCACAACCATCCTTCCGCGGTAGCCCCGTTTCAGGGCGCAGCAACCGGAGTCGGCGGCATAATAAGGGACATAATAGCAATGGGGGCCCGTCCTTCGGTATCTATGGACGGTCTTTTTTTCGGGGATCCGGAGCTTCAAAAGACACAGAATCTCGCTAAGGGCATCGTCGAAGGCATAGGCTCTTACGGAAACGCGGTAGGCGTTCCGGTAGTCGGGGGCAAGACCTTCTACTCACCCTGCTACAACGACAACCCTCTCGTCAACGCGTTCAGTGCCGGATTTGTCCGTCTGGATAGGATGGCGAGCTCAAAGACCGCAAAAGCCGGCGATCTCGCAGTCCTGCTCGGCTCAAAGACAGGACGTGACGGCATAGCCGGAGCTTCCTTCGCATCGCGCGAGCTTGATGAAGACTCGCGTGCAAGCCGACCCCAGATCCAGATAGGTGATCCGTTTGAGGAAAAACTGCTGATAGAGTGCTGCCTGGACCTTCTTGACAGATGCCTTATAGCTTCCATGCAGGACATGGGAGCCGCAGGCATACTCTCTTCGTCAAGCGAGATCGCCCACAAAAGCGGCTGCGGAATAGACATACAGGTGCAGAAAATACCGCTTCGCGAACAGGGCATGCAGCCTTGGGAGATATTCCTCTCCGAGTCCCAGGAACGTATGCTTCTCATAGTCGAGAACGAAAAACTGGACGATGTATTTGCAACTGCAAAACACTACGGGCTTGACTGCGCAGTGATCGGCACTATGACAGACAACCGCTTGTACAAAGTTTATAACGGCGATGAACTGATTGCCGAGCTTCCTGTGGGCATTCTTGGAGACACCCCGGAGATCTCATGGCCTTCAGCGATACCCGCGGACATGGATGAGCGCCAAAAACTGGATATTGCGACACTCAGGTCAGACGATCCGGCATCTGATCTTCTGTCGCTCATCGGCTGCCATAACGGACGGAGCAAACACGTCATATGGGAACAGTACGATTCGATGGTCCAGCTGCACACGATAGCCGGCCCAGGCAGCCCCGTTGCGATGGTTGAGGTCCCCGGGACAAGACGCGCATGCCTGCTCACTATGGAGGCCGAACCGTGGAAGTGCTGGACAGATCCTTACTCCGGCGCTGCCGAGACCATGGCACGCTCGCTGCGCTGGCTCTGGCTCTCAGGTGCGGATATCCTCGGCATGACAAACTGCCTTAACTTCGCATCTCCGGAGGTGCCGGAGAAATTTTACGAGCTTGAGCAGTGCGTCAAGGGGCTCGCCCACGTTTGCCGCGAGCTTGACTGCCCTGTCGTATCCGGCAACGTCAGCCTCTACAACGAGACCGCGAATGGACGCATCTGCCCGACCCCACTGGTCGTGACGGCGGGACTTCTGACGGACAGAGATCAGCTTTTGACTTCCGGCAGAGTAAGACCCGGGGATAAGATCTATTTTGTCGGCGACACGGATGGTTCCCTTGGCGCAACACGATACCAGGAGATGAAAAACGACAGGCCTCTTGGGAAAACAGTGGCGCCGGACTGCGCAAAAGAAAGAGCCTTCCGCGAACGCGCCGTCAAAACGGCACATGCGGGCGCTGCCGGCTCAGGGCGGATCCTTGCAGGCGGCGGACTTGCCCTTGCACTTGCAGGAGAGGCTATCTCTTCGGATATTGGCATGGACATCACGATCGAGCCGGAATCATCGCTTGAAGCGCTCTTGTTCTCCGAGGGCGGGGCCCGGGCGATTTATGCGGTGCCACAGGAAAAAATATCGGAATTTGAAAATATATGGGCCGGTTTCCGCTTCCGCCGCATAGGTACGGCCGGCGGAACAAGCTTTGTATGGAACGGATCGTTTGAACTTCCTCTGGAGCGGCTCAAGACCGCGTTCTTCGAGGGCATATAG
- the purQ gene encoding phosphoribosylformylglycinamidine synthase subunit PurQ, which yields MNTAVVVFPGSNCDRDVQRAISETLKSAVEMTWHEEKSFSTEPDLVVLPGGFSYGDYLRSGAMAARSPIIEAVRRHADQGKLVLGICNGFQVLTEAKMLPGVLLPNSSLSFICRKCHIRVERTDNMFTSGFKTGDIVQFPIAHHEGLYFLPPKDLKELEDAGQVIFRYADPKTGKAGEEYAPNGALNGIAGICGRRGNILGLMPHPERATIAHLNGGTDGVMFWDSIAKTFAGRGAF from the coding sequence ATGAACACGGCGGTCGTCGTTTTCCCAGGCAGCAACTGCGACAGGGACGTTCAGCGGGCAATATCCGAGACACTTAAGTCGGCCGTTGAAATGACATGGCATGAGGAAAAGTCTTTTTCGACCGAGCCGGACCTTGTGGTCCTTCCGGGAGGATTTTCTTACGGCGACTATCTCCGCTCAGGCGCAATGGCCGCCCGATCCCCAATAATAGAGGCCGTACGCAGGCATGCCGATCAGGGGAAACTTGTCCTCGGGATCTGCAACGGCTTTCAGGTGCTTACAGAGGCGAAAATGCTTCCGGGAGTACTGCTCCCAAATTCATCCCTTAGCTTTATCTGCCGTAAGTGCCACATCCGCGTTGAGCGCACGGACAACATGTTCACTTCCGGGTTTAAGACCGGAGACATAGTCCAGTTTCCGATAGCGCACCATGAGGGACTGTATTTTCTGCCTCCGAAGGATCTTAAGGAACTTGAGGATGCGGGACAGGTCATATTCAGATATGCAGACCCGAAAACCGGCAAAGCCGGAGAAGAATATGCGCCTAACGGCGCGCTTAACGGCATAGCGGGGATATGCGGCAGACGCGGCAACATACTCGGACTCATGCCGCATCCGGAGCGCGCGACCATAGCGCATCTCAACGGGGGCACGGACGGCGTCATGTTCTGGGATTCAATAGCAAAAACATTTGCAGGAAGAGGTGCTTTCTGA
- the purS gene encoding phosphoribosylformylglycinamidine synthase subunit PurS: MIFHAEVVITPREGVLDTQGKAVEKTLINLGYKGIDKVRVGRIVTMELDSPDAETAEKSLCSMCGDLLVNDLIESFKISVKEAVK, encoded by the coding sequence ATGATTTTTCACGCAGAAGTTGTTATTACTCCGCGCGAAGGAGTTCTTGACACACAGGGCAAAGCCGTAGAGAAAACTCTGATAAACCTCGGATACAAAGGTATAGACAAGGTACGTGTAGGACGTATCGTAACGATGGAACTTGATTCCCCTGACGCAGAAACTGCAGAAAAATCGCTCTGCTCCATGTGCGGCGACCTTCTGGTCAACGACCTGATCGAGTCCTTTAAGATATCAGTCAAGGAAGCCGTGAAATGA
- a CDS encoding ABC transporter substrate-binding protein: MKGSRRLVILIMLVVCVTMMAGSSAFAAAKVIKIGALFPLTGPAAVSGQNCVNAVLAAADLINKKNADIDLPLAAQEGILGGYKIEIVQADHQGKPDVAKSEAERLYNQEKVFAIIGCYNSSATKPASAVAERAKKIFMCGCSSSAALTERGYNYFFRHAPTDAIESNEFVDYIAYLNKEKNAGIKTLGLIYENTEFGKHAADEARKAAKRTGLDIVADVPFNNGATNLNSEVQALKAKNPDAVFGAALGGDYSLWVRTMKQVNWLPKIAINYCTGYQNPAVQKELGHDGDFFMGGMGYSPELAKKFMAEAMKVEKRYYTPRSNQPFDSDSIQEGIMLHVLAQAIEKAGSLDTEKVVKILRTEEFPCGMALSGTVKFAPGGQNIKTLSVITQIKDQKYGTVFPLKYKDTEPVFPMVPWGKRN, translated from the coding sequence ATGAAAGGTAGCAGGCGTCTTGTTATTTTAATTATGTTGGTTGTCTGTGTGACGATGATGGCAGGCTCTTCTGCATTTGCCGCAGCCAAGGTCATCAAGATAGGGGCTCTGTTCCCTCTCACCGGCCCTGCTGCCGTATCAGGGCAGAACTGCGTGAACGCAGTACTCGCGGCAGCCGATCTTATCAACAAGAAGAATGCCGATATCGATTTACCGCTTGCAGCACAGGAAGGGATCCTCGGCGGCTATAAGATCGAGATCGTGCAGGCCGATCACCAGGGCAAGCCTGATGTAGCCAAGTCAGAAGCTGAGCGTCTCTATAATCAGGAGAAGGTCTTTGCGATAATCGGATGCTACAACAGCTCAGCGACAAAACCTGCAAGCGCAGTTGCAGAGCGTGCAAAGAAGATCTTCATGTGCGGTTGCTCAAGCTCTGCGGCACTGACCGAGAGAGGATATAATTACTTCTTCCGTCATGCTCCTACCGACGCGATCGAGTCCAATGAGTTTGTTGACTACATCGCATATCTTAACAAAGAAAAGAATGCCGGTATAAAGACTCTCGGGCTTATCTACGAGAACACCGAATTTGGCAAGCACGCTGCCGACGAGGCACGCAAAGCTGCAAAGAGGACAGGGCTCGACATCGTCGCGGACGTTCCGTTCAACAACGGAGCAACGAACCTCAACAGCGAAGTACAGGCACTGAAGGCGAAGAACCCGGATGCAGTATTCGGAGCTGCTCTCGGCGGAGACTATTCGCTCTGGGTCCGCACGATGAAACAGGTAAACTGGCTTCCGAAAATTGCCATCAATTACTGCACCGGCTACCAGAACCCCGCTGTCCAGAAGGAGCTTGGACATGATGGAGACTTCTTTATGGGCGGCATGGGATACTCGCCGGAACTTGCCAAGAAGTTTATGGCTGAAGCGATGAAGGTCGAAAAAAGATACTATACACCGAGAAGCAACCAGCCGTTTGACAGTGATTCGATCCAGGAGGGTATAATGCTCCATGTCCTGGCACAGGCTATAGAGAAGGCCGGTTCGCTGGACACCGAAAAGGTAGTTAAAATCCTACGGACAGAAGAATTCCCATGCGGCATGGCTCTGAGCGGAACAGTCAAGTTTGCGCCGGGCGGGCAGAACATCAAAACACTGAGCGTTATAACTCAGATCAAGGACCAAAAGTACGGCACGGTTTTCCCGCTTAAGTATAAGGATACTGAACCTGTATTCCCGATGGTTCCGTGGGGTAAACGCAACTGA
- a CDS encoding branched-chain amino acid ABC transporter permease produces MSNFLQVLIDGILSGLLYALVAVGLSLIWGVMDVINFAHGEFLMVAMYICYWMGFILGIDPLFSWIASGIFLFLLGCVTYKVIIKNSLGKAAMAPLLATFGLSMFLKNFCMNRFTPNFRLLSGTIMEGKTFNVGGAIISVPQFVTAIFALVVIILVYWLVKKTRLGWAIQATAMDKEAAELMGIDTENIYLLIFGLGGACVGIAGGLMTSYLAVHPEVGSLFSLISFVVVALGGFGSIPGALFAALLIGLVESFAGFYIAAVVKYVAVFAIYLIVILVRPKGLFGW; encoded by the coding sequence GTGAGTAATTTTCTACAGGTCCTGATCGACGGCATACTGAGCGGGCTGCTCTATGCTCTGGTTGCAGTAGGTCTGAGTCTTATATGGGGCGTCATGGACGTCATCAATTTTGCACACGGTGAGTTTCTGATGGTGGCTATGTACATCTGCTACTGGATGGGGTTCATTCTGGGCATTGACCCGCTTTTTTCTTGGATCGCATCTGGAATATTTCTCTTTCTGCTGGGCTGTGTCACTTATAAGGTAATCATTAAAAACAGCCTCGGCAAAGCCGCTATGGCGCCGCTGCTTGCCACATTCGGCCTTTCCATGTTTCTTAAGAATTTCTGTATGAACCGCTTTACACCTAACTTCCGGCTTCTCTCAGGCACCATTATGGAGGGAAAGACGTTTAATGTCGGAGGGGCTATTATCTCAGTCCCTCAGTTTGTCACAGCTATCTTTGCACTTGTCGTCATTATCCTGGTCTACTGGCTGGTGAAGAAGACCCGTCTGGGCTGGGCGATACAGGCGACGGCGATGGACAAGGAAGCCGCTGAGCTGATGGGCATCGATACCGAAAATATTTATCTTCTCATATTCGGACTGGGAGGAGCATGTGTTGGCATAGCGGGCGGACTTATGACTTCATACCTGGCGGTGCATCCGGAAGTGGGCAGCCTGTTCAGCCTTATATCGTTCGTTGTCGTTGCGCTCGGTGGGTTCGGCAGCATCCCCGGCGCGCTCTTCGCCGCCCTTCTTATCGGCCTTGTTGAGTCTTTCGCTGGTTTCTACATAGCCGCTGTCGTAAAATATGTCGCAGTCTTTGCAATATACCTTATCGTAATTCTTGTCAGGCCTAAAGGGCTCTTCGGGTGGTGA
- a CDS encoding branched-chain amino acid ABC transporter permease, which produces MGKYKGDKLWYGFLIIAVILPFIPGVIGGSFFGHVAAMVLLYAAMAQSWNIISGYCGQVSFGHSVFFGIGAYGAALAVVNYHTLPWYGAPLGMLAAALVSVIISYPCFRLKGHYFAIATFAIVEIFNRLFMIWDRVGGALGLDYPILPDGWINFSWSDTKNGYYLGALAIFTLVFGIVRWIEHNRMGYYLRAVREGQETAESLGVNSTMVKLSAMALSAALAGLCGAFFAQYNYRVDPPMVMSLDMSMKFVLITILGGVGTFWGPFLGALVLIPLQEYTRAYLAYLGAGVDLIIFGLIIIIVMIRQPLGIMGVIRYCIRDKRDEKEGDA; this is translated from the coding sequence ATGGGAAAATATAAAGGAGACAAACTTTGGTACGGTTTTCTCATAATAGCAGTCATCCTTCCGTTCATCCCCGGAGTCATCGGCGGTTCGTTTTTCGGACATGTCGCCGCGATGGTACTGCTCTATGCCGCGATGGCACAGTCGTGGAACATAATCAGCGGATACTGCGGACAGGTTTCGTTCGGGCACTCCGTGTTCTTCGGTATAGGGGCTTACGGAGCTGCGCTTGCTGTAGTGAACTACCACACGCTCCCGTGGTACGGGGCTCCCCTCGGGATGTTGGCCGCAGCCCTGGTATCCGTAATTATCAGCTATCCATGTTTCAGACTGAAAGGGCACTATTTTGCTATAGCTACATTTGCTATAGTTGAGATATTTAACCGGCTCTTCATGATATGGGACAGGGTCGGCGGCGCCCTGGGTTTGGACTATCCGATACTTCCTGACGGATGGATAAACTTTTCGTGGTCTGATACAAAAAACGGCTACTATCTTGGCGCCCTTGCGATATTCACACTTGTCTTCGGAATAGTCCGCTGGATCGAGCATAACCGCATGGGCTACTATCTGCGTGCGGTCAGGGAAGGCCAGGAAACGGCGGAATCGCTTGGCGTAAACAGCACTATGGTCAAGCTCTCGGCAATGGCGCTCTCAGCGGCTCTCGCCGGGCTCTGCGGCGCCTTTTTCGCACAGTACAACTACCGCGTCGATCCCCCTATGGTAATGTCTCTGGATATGTCGATGAAATTTGTGCTCATCACCATACTTGGCGGAGTCGGTACTTTCTGGGGCCCGTTCCTGGGCGCGCTTGTGCTGATACCGCTGCAGGAGTACACGCGGGCATATCTCGCATATCTGGGCGCCGGTGTCGACCTTATAATATTCGGGCTTATCATAATTATCGTAATGATCAGGCAGCCGCTTGGGATAATGGGAGTTATCAGATACTGCATCAGAGATAAGCGGGATGAAAAGGAGGGTGACGCGTAA
- a CDS encoding ABC transporter ATP-binding protein: protein MALLEVRNLTMKFGSLLANSDVSFDVGPGTIVGLIGPNGAGKTTLFNCVAGLYKPSGGTVTFDGKDITGFPAWKIARLGMARTFQVVRPLKEMTVFENILVGAYMRHKDTAKANEVAERCMSLCFLEEMRDKLAGGMTIGNKKRLEVARSLATEPKLLLLDESVAGLTSTEVKEMVDVILRLKKDGITILMVEHIMEAIMPIADKIVVLNSGRKIAEDTPQAVINDPFVITAYFGEKYARRLRAAKEGQ from the coding sequence ATGGCACTGCTTGAAGTCAGAAATCTGACGATGAAATTCGGCTCTCTTCTTGCCAACAGCGATGTCTCCTTCGATGTCGGACCGGGAACGATAGTTGGGCTCATAGGTCCCAACGGCGCCGGCAAAACGACCCTTTTCAACTGTGTCGCAGGGCTCTACAAACCATCCGGGGGCACGGTGACATTTGACGGGAAAGATATCACCGGCTTTCCTGCATGGAAGATCGCGCGGCTTGGAATGGCGAGGACTTTTCAGGTTGTCCGTCCGCTTAAGGAAATGACAGTGTTCGAGAACATCCTTGTCGGAGCATATATGCGCCACAAGGATACAGCCAAAGCAAACGAGGTCGCCGAGCGCTGCATGTCCCTCTGTTTTCTTGAAGAGATGAGAGACAAGCTCGCAGGGGGGATGACAATAGGAAACAAGAAAAGACTTGAAGTTGCCAGATCTCTTGCCACGGAGCCCAAACTTCTTCTCCTTGACGAGTCCGTCGCAGGACTTACGTCCACAGAGGTAAAAGAGATGGTGGATGTTATCTTGCGGCTGAAGAAAGATGGCATAACTATCCTGATGGTGGAACACATCATGGAGGCGATCATGCCTATTGCGGATAAGATCGTTGTGCTGAACAGCGGAAGGAAAATTGCCGAGGATACTCCGCAGGCAGTTATAAATGACCCGTTCGTCATCACGGCTTACTTTGGCGAGAAATATGCCAGAAGGCTCAGAGCGGCAAAGGAGGGACAGTGA
- a CDS encoding ABC transporter ATP-binding protein — MAAMLEVNNIHCAYDCVPVIHGISLEVNEGEIVAILGANGAGKSTVMRTIAGLMHPQSGSIKFLGEDISDLPASRTIKKGLSYVPEGRRLFAKLSVRENLELGAFALSDRKIVDERLEEMYELFPILRERRDQIAETMSGGEQQMCAIARGLMSKPKLLMLDELSLGLQPSIVEKVFETVVEINRRGVTVLLVEQMVQEALEISTRGYVIQTGRIVHAGSAQELLNSDDVRRAYMGM, encoded by the coding sequence ATGGCTGCTATGCTTGAAGTCAATAATATCCACTGCGCCTATGACTGTGTCCCTGTCATACACGGGATATCCCTGGAAGTAAATGAAGGTGAAATAGTCGCCATATTGGGAGCCAACGGGGCAGGAAAGTCAACTGTCATGCGGACCATTGCGGGGCTTATGCATCCGCAGAGCGGCTCAATAAAATTCCTTGGCGAGGATATCAGCGATCTGCCGGCGTCACGCACCATCAAGAAGGGGCTCAGCTACGTACCCGAAGGCCGCCGCTTATTCGCGAAGCTCTCTGTCCGGGAAAACCTTGAACTCGGCGCGTTTGCTCTAAGTGACAGAAAAATCGTTGATGAACGGCTGGAGGAGATGTACGAACTATTCCCCATACTCAGGGAACGCAGGGATCAGATCGCGGAGACGATGAGCGGCGGGGAACAGCAGATGTGCGCTATAGCAAGAGGGCTTATGTCGAAGCCCAAACTGCTGATGCTCGATGAACTTTCGCTGGGGCTTCAGCCCAGCATTGTTGAAAAGGTATTTGAGACAGTAGTTGAGATCAACAGGCGCGGCGTCACAGTCCTGCTTGTTGAACAGATGGTGCAGGAAGCCCTTGAAATTTCAACAAGGGGCTATGTGATCCAGACAGGACGCATAGTACATGCGGGCAGTGCGCAGGAACTGCTGAACTCCGATGATGTACGCAGGGCCTATATGGGGATGTAG
- the hydE gene encoding [FeFe] hydrogenase H-cluster radical SAM maturase HydE, which translates to MDNRKRIDLIDRDKILPRDELVALLATFNDEDRAYAAEKARALSIAHFGKKIYFRGLVEISNYCRNDCYYCGIRRSNKNAVRYRLTKEEILSCCELGYGAGFRTFVLQGGEDEYFSDDRLIDIISGIKNKYPDCALTLSLGEKDRESYQKLFDAGADRYLLRHETACDAHYSKLHPAELSIAHRKQCLYDLKEIGFQTGCGMMVGSPFQTVENLAEDLIFIKELDPQMVGLGPFIPHKDTPFKDHPAGKAEDSLFLLSLVRLMLPRVLLPSTTALGTVREDGREQGILAGANVIMPNLSPLETRKNYLLYDNKIGTADDASESVALITDKINKIGYEAVVDRGDYR; encoded by the coding sequence ATGGACAACAGGAAACGGATCGACCTTATTGATAGAGATAAGATACTGCCGCGGGATGAACTGGTCGCCTTACTTGCAACATTTAACGACGAGGACAGGGCTTATGCGGCAGAAAAGGCCAGGGCTTTGTCTATAGCACATTTTGGGAAGAAGATATATTTCAGGGGGCTTGTTGAAATTTCAAATTACTGCAGAAATGACTGTTATTACTGCGGCATCAGGAGAAGCAACAAAAACGCGGTCCGCTACCGCCTGACCAAGGAAGAGATCTTATCATGCTGCGAGCTGGGGTATGGCGCCGGCTTCCGTACTTTTGTACTGCAGGGCGGCGAAGACGAATATTTCTCGGATGACAGACTTATAGATATAATCAGCGGCATCAAAAATAAATATCCGGATTGCGCTTTGACGCTTTCGCTCGGAGAAAAAGACAGGGAGTCATACCAAAAGCTCTTTGACGCAGGAGCAGACAGGTATCTGCTGCGGCACGAAACGGCATGTGACGCTCATTATTCCAAGCTTCATCCGGCAGAGCTCTCTATCGCGCACAGGAAGCAATGCCTGTATGATCTTAAAGAAATCGGTTTTCAGACCGGCTGCGGAATGATGGTTGGTTCTCCCTTTCAGACCGTTGAGAACCTTGCGGAAGATCTTATTTTTATCAAAGAACTTGATCCGCAGATGGTTGGCCTCGGACCTTTCATCCCCCACAAAGACACGCCGTTTAAGGATCATCCCGCCGGTAAAGCGGAAGATTCACTGTTCCTTCTGAGCCTTGTCCGTCTCATGCTCCCAAGGGTACTTCTGCCGTCGACCACCGCGCTGGGGACGGTGCGGGAAGACGGCAGGGAACAGGGTATACTTGCCGGCGCCAATGTTATTATGCCAAACCTTTCTCCGCTTGAGACACGAAAAAACTATCTGCTGTACGACAATAAAATAGGCACCGCGGATGATGCCTCTGAAAGCGTGGCGCTTATAACTGATAAAATCAATAAAATAGGATATGAAGCGGTAGTTGACCGCGGGGATTACAGGTAG